GGCGTCGCGGATGCACGCGCGCCAGCGGTGCGGGGAGCAGCCCGCGCTCGGCCATCGCCAGGAAGCCGCGCGGCGCGCCCACCATGTCGGCGGCCAGCGCGCCGAACCCGGCGATCGCCGTGCACGCGAGCACGATGCGCCGGCCCGCGTCGCCCGCGAGTCGTGCGGCCGTCGCCGCGAGCGGCGCGTCGGTCTGCCGCGCCAGCCCGTCGCCCAGGACGCCCTGCGCGGTGGCCTGCAGCGCGGTGTAGAGCAGCACGAGCGCGAGCGCCGCGCCCAGCATGCCGCGCGGCACCGTGCGCGCCGGGTCGCGGATCTCGCCGCTGGGCGTGAGCGCGCTCTCCGCGCCCATGAAGGCGAAGAAGAGCACGAGCGACGTGGCGCCCAGCGCGCGCGCCGACGGCCAGCCGCTCCACGCGAGCGCCCGCCACTGCATCGCGGCGACGCCGAGCGCGATCAGCAGGAGGAGCGGCAGCAGCTTGGCGACCGTGACCGCGACGGAGAGGCGCGTGCCCTCGCGCACGCCGCGCACGTTCACGGCGGCCAGCACGCCGACCAGCAGCGCCATCCCCGCCAGCCGCGCCACACCGCTGCCCAGTGCGGGGACGAAGCCCGCGAGCGCGTCCATCAGCACGTGCACGATGGCGGCGTCCGACGCGACCGAGAACGGCAGCGCGAACACGACCCACGTCAGGAAGCCGGCGAGCGGCCCGAACGCCTCCTCGACGTAGATCACGGCGCCGCCCGATCCGGTGACGCGGCCGCCGACCTCCGCGAAGCAGCCCAGCACCAGCAGGATGAGCACGCCGCAGACGGCGTAGGCCACGAGCGCCGCGGGCCCCAGCATCCCCGCCACGACGGCCGGCAGCGCGAAGATCCCCGCGCCGACGGTGAGGTTCACCGCGTTGGCGCCCAGGGCCCAGGGGCCGATGACGCGCTCGAGGTGCGCGGGTGGGGCCTGGCTGCCGGTCGGGCGCACGCGGGAGGGGAGGGAGGCGGGGCGGGACGGAACGGGCGCACGATGCCGCCGGTACACGCGGGGCGCCAGCCGGACGCGGTACCTCCGTCGGTGGCCGCGGGGTACTTTCCAGCCCCGTGGCCCACGCGTGACCCGTCCTGCCGGTCACGCGTGTTGCAAGACAGCACCGGCGTCCGCGTTTAGTTCACTCCCTGTACGATATGACCCCGACTTCCTCCGTCCTCGCCGACCGCCTGCGCGGCACCGCGTTCCTGCACGGGCTGCCCGACAGCTACTTCTGGCGGCTCGCGCGCGCCGTCACGCCCGAGTCCTACGCCCCGGGCGAGGCACTCTTCAACGAGGGGGACGAGCGTCGCCTGTTCGCGATCCTGCTCGACGGCGCGGTCGCGATCGAGCGGAAGGCGGAGGGGCGCGAGGTGCGCCTCAGCACCCTGGGCGCCGGCGAGGGGGTGGGCGAGGGGCTGCTGCTGGGCGAGGCGGGCCGCCACGGCTCGACCGCGCGCGCGCTGTCGCCGGTGGACGCGGCGGTGATGACGCGGCCGCAGCTGGACGAGCTGATGAAGGAGAACCCGCCGATCTACGCGGCGCTGGTGGCGCGCGCGGCGCGGGCGATCTCGCAGCGGCTGCGCAGCGCGGACGCGACGCTGGTGGGCCGCGGGCGCACGATGGGCTTCGCGGGCGGCGCGACGCGCCGCGAGCACGACCTGCTGGGCGAGCGCGACGTCCCGGCGGACGCGCTGTACGGCGTGCAGACGATGCGCGCGCTGGAGAACTTCCCGATCACCGGCGTGCCGCTGCGCGAGTTCCCGCAGCTCGTCGAGGCGCTGGCGGCGGTGAAGACGGCGGCCGCGATGGCGAACCAGGAGCTCGGCCTGCTGTCGCCCGCGGTGTCGCAGGCGATCGTGCAGGCCGCGAGCGAGGTGCGCGGCGGGCGGCACCACGAGCACTTCCTGGTCGACATGATCCAGGGCGGCGCCGGCACGTCGACCAACATGAACGCGAACGAGGTGATCGCGAACCGCGCCCTCGAGCTGATGGGCCGCGAGCGCGGGCAGTACGAGACGGTCCACCCGAACAACCACGTCAACCTCTCGCAATCCACCAACGACGTCTATCCGACGGCGGTGAAGCTGGCGCTGCACCGGAGCATCGACGGGCTGCGCGAGGCGGAGCGCGACCTCGCCAACGCGTTCCTGGCCAAGGGCGAGGAGTTCGCGCCGTTCGTGAAGATGGGCCGCACGCAGCTGCAGGACGCGGTGCCGATGACGCTCGGCCAGGAGTTCGCGGCGTTCGGCCACACGATCCTGGAGGACGTCGACCGCCTGGCGGAGGTGCAGGGGCTGATCCGCGAGATCAACATGGGCGCGACGGCGATCGGCACGAAGATCAACGCGCCGGCCGGCTATCCCGAGGCGGTGCGGAAGCACCTGTCGGCGGTGACGGGGCTGGAGCTGATCACCGCGCCCGACCTCGTCGAGGCGACGGCCGACACGGGCGTGTTCGTGCAGCTCTCGGGGGTGCTCAAGCGCTGCGCGGTGAAGCTGTCGAAGATCTGCAACGACCTGCGCCTGCTCTCCAGCGGCCCGCGCGCGGGCCTGGGCGAGATCAACCTGCCGGCGATGCAGCCCGGGTCGTCGATCATGCCGGGCAAGGTGAACCCGGTGATCCCCGAGGTGGTGAACCAGGTCTGCTTCGACGTCATCGGCGGCGACGTGACGGTGACGCTGGCGGCCGAGGCGGGGCAGCTGCAGCTGAACGTGTTCGAGCCGGTGATCGCGTACCGTCTGCTGGGCAACATCGCGACGCTGCGCAACGCGTGCGTGGTGCTGCGCGAGCGGTGCGTGCAGGGGATCACGGCGAACCCGGACCGCATGCGCTGGTTCGTCGAGAACTCGATCGGGATCGTGACGGCGCTCGTGCCGGTGCTCGGCTACGAGGCGTCGACGGAGATCGCGAAGGAGGCGCTGGAGACGGGGCGCGGCGTGTACGACCTCGTGATGGAGCGCGGGCTGATGACGCGCGAGCAGCTGGACGAGGCGCTCAATCCGGAAGCGATGGTCGGGTGACGACCATGCGGTGTGCTGCGTGGCCGGCATCTTCGTACCGGACCCGAACGGCAATGCAAGGATAAGATCGGATCAAGTCTGATAACGACGGATGGCTCCGTGTGGCGCGACGTTCCTCGCACCTGCACGGAGCCATCCCTCGTTATCCGATCTTCTCCGACTTCCATCCTTGCGGCCGTTCGCCGTTCAAGGATCCGCAGTCCGCAGCCCGCAGCAGTCCGTTCGAGGGACCGTCACGTCCTGAACTCGCCCAGGAGCCCCCGCAGCGCGCTCGCGCCGCCCGACAGCTCCTCGGCGGTCGCGGAGACCTGCTCCACCGCGGCGGCCGTCTCCTCGGTGGACGCGGCCACCTCCTCCGCGGCGGCGGCGTGCGACGCGGCGGCGTCCCGGGCGCTCACGAGCGCGCGCTCCGCGGCCTCGATGGCGGCGCGGTTCTCGAACGTCAGCGCGGTCACGCGCTCCGACGCCTCCTCGACGCGCTTCACCGAGTCCTCGATGCGGGCCAGCGCGCGCGACGCGCCGCCGGCCACCAGCTCCGCGTCGCGCAGCCGCGCCGCGCCGGCCTCGCTGGCGGTCACCGCGCTCGTCACGCGCTCGCGGATGCGGCGCACGTTGTCCGTCACCTCGTCGGCCGCCGCCGCGCTCTGCTCGGCCAGCGCGCGCACCTCCTGCGCGACCACCGCGAAGCCGCGCCCCGCGCTGCCCGCGCGCGCCGCCTCGATGCTCGCGTTGAGCGCCAGCAGGTGCGTCTGCGACGCGATCTCCGAGATCACCGCCACGAAGTCGTCCACCACCGCCGTCGCCTCGCGCAGCGCCGCCATCTCGCGCGCCGAGTCGTCCGCGCCCTCGCGCGCACCCAGCAGCGCGTCCACCGCCCGCGCGATCTCGGCGCGCGTGCCGGTCGCCGTGCCGCGGATCTCGCGCCCCGCCCGCTCCGACGCCTCCGCGGCCTCGGCGATCGCCGCGCCCTGCTCGGCCAGCTGCTCCATCGCCGCGCTGGCGGAGTGCAGCGCGTCCAGCTGCACCGACGCGCCGTTCGAGATCTCCAGCACCGCGCCCGTCACGTGCTGCGTGGAGACGGCGGTCGCGCCGGCGTTCTGTGCCAGCTCGCGCGCCGCGCCCGTGACGCGGTCGGTCTCCTCCTGCACGCGGCCCAGCAGGATCCGCAGGCGCTCGCGCGCGCGGTCCACCGCGAAGCCCAGCCGCGCGTACTCGACCGCCGGCTGGTCCTCGGCCACCCAGGTGCGCAGGTCGCGGCCCGTGCGGCGTCCCGTGCGCTCGCGCGCGCGCTGCGTCGCCTCGCGCAGGTCGCCCGCGCCCATCGCGCCCAGCTCCTCGCCCAGCGCGGCCAGCGGCCGCGTGACCGCCGCCGACGTCGCGACCGCGAAGAAGGCGCCGACCGCCAGCGCCGCCGCCAGCAGCGCGGCCAGCTTGACCTCCTCGGTGCGCAGCGCGTCGGCCATCAGCGACTCGCGCTCGATCCCGCGCACCGCGGCCGCGGTGCGCAGCTGCGCCAGATCCTGCCCGATGCGCGACACCTCCTCCATCGCCTCGGCGAGCACGCGCTCGGCGGGCTGCGGGCGGTTCAGCGCGTGGTACGCGCGCACCATCGCGAGCCGCGCCTCGGTGGCCGACTGCTTGGCGCCGATCGCCTCCAGCTGCGCGCGCTCCGCGGTGCTCAGGCCGTGGACCGCCATCGCGCGGCGGCGGAGCTGGTCCGCCTCGTCCATCGCCTGCTGGTAGCGGCGCAGGTAGGCCGGGTCCCCCGTCTCGGCGTAGCGCGAGCCCACCAGGATCTCGCGCAGCACCGCCGCGCCCACCTGCTGCACCGTGTCGTTGTGGACGCGCAGGTCCACGAGCGCCGCGGTGGCGCGCTCGTTGGCGGCGGTGAGGCCGGCCACGCCCACCGCCCCCGCCATCGCCAGCAGGATCAGGTTCGCGCCGAAGCCGGCGCGCAGCCAGGCGCGGATCGTCCGCGGACGCGGCCCGCGCCGCAGCATCGCCACCAGCGCCGACCCGGCGGGGCGCGGCGCCGGGGTGGAAGGCGGGGGCGGAGCGGCCGTGGCCGGCGCCTCGGCGGGCAGCGGGTGCTCCATCGTCCAGCCGGGGATCGCCAGCTCGTCGGTGGGCTGGCGGAGCGCCGCGTGGTCGGACACCGGGGTGGGGCGCGAGGTCGTGCTCACGGCCGGGCCTCCGAGGCGGCGTCCGCGGCGGCGAGGGTCGGAGCGGCGGCGGCCCGCACGCGGGCGACGACCACGCCGCGCCCCACCACGTCGTGCCGGGCGTCGAAGGCGATGGGGCCGGCGACGCCGCGGAACGCCGGCGCCGTCTTCCCGAGGGCGCTCAGCCAGTCGCGCACGGCGGCGCGCCGGCGCGGGGCGTCGGGGCCGACGGCCGTCGCGGCGCGGCCCAGCAGCATCGCCGCCTCGTAGGCCATCGCGGCGCGGACCCCCGGCGGCGCGCCGAACTGCTTCCCGTACGCGCGCACGAAGGCGCGCCCCTCGGGCGTCGCCGCGCGCTCGGCCACGAAGGCCACGGCGTAGTGCACGCCCGCGAACTCCGCCGAGTCGGCCAGCGGGGCCAGCGCGTCGCCGCCGAGGACCGGCGCCTTGAGTCCCGCCTTCCGGAGGGCGCGCAGGAAGGGGCCCGCGTGCTCGGCGCTGCCAGGGAAGAGGATGAGGTCCGGCTGCAGCGTCGCCAGGTAGGCCGCGTACGGCTCCCACTCCGTGACGCCGTGGACGTACGGGTCGCGGGCGACGATCCACCCGTCGCTTCCCTTGTAGGCCTTGGCGAAGGTGGCGGCCCAGTCGCGGCCGTACGAGTCGTTCCGGTAGACGATGGCCGCCTGCTGCGCGGCCAGCGAGTCGGCCGCGAAGGCGGCCACGCCGCGCGACGCCGTCTCGTCGTTGGGGGAGACGCGGAAGAGCCAGGGGCTCCGGCCGGCCAGCGCCGCGCTGGTGGCGGTGGGGGAGACGGCCACCACGGCGCGCTCGCCGTCGCCGTCCACGTCCTCGTAGACGGGCAGGGCGTCGAGGGTGCGGCCGCTCTCGGCGTCGCCGACGATCCCGGCCACCTTCGGATGGTCGCGCAGCAGCTCGGCCGCCCGGACGGCGCTCGTGAGCCCGCGCGGCGTGCGGACGGCCGTGAACACGAGGCCGCGCGCCCGGACGGCGCTGTCGGCGTTCAGGGTGGCGACGGCGAGGTCGACGCCGTTGTGGATCGCCTCCATGCCGGGGCGCTCGGGGTTGAGCGCGATGCCGATGGCGATCGTGTCGGCGGGGACGCCGGCCGCGCGGGGACCGGGCGCGGCGCCGCGGCAGCCGGCGACGCCCAGGAGCAGCGCGGTCGCCACCAGGGCCGCGCCCGCGGCGGTGCGGGCGGCGGCGCGCAGGCGGGGATGGGCGCGCGGCGCGCGGGGGCGCGGGGCGGGGAAGGCGGCGATACGGAGCAGGGCCGGCATGCCGGGGGCGGTCGGGACGTGCGGAGGCGCCCCGGGGACGGCGGGCGCCCATGGCGGGCGCGAGAGTGACGACCGATCGCGGGGCCGCGAAACGGGATGCGCGGCGCGCGGCCCCCGGGCATGGGTGAAATCCCTGACACGGACCGGGGGAATCGCCCGACGCGCGCGGACGTGGGGCATCGGGCGACATTGCGCGCGAGCGGGCGCACGCTCGGGCGCGTGCGCGTGGCGCCATCGCGTCGCGCGAGCGTCCGTGCCGGTGCTCGGTCGCTGGCGCGACTCTTCCGGACGCGCCCGCCCATTCACGACGGTCCGTCACGCGACGGATCGTCGCGAAGTTCCGGCTCGCTTGAAGGTTTCGAAGCGGGGGCGTTAGGTTCCCCACGCTGTACGCCAACCTCGACCGCGATTCGCTGCGCGTCGACTCCTGCCGTCTCTCCTAGGATCAGGCATGACACGGACCCACCACCCGCGACGGCTGGCAGCGACGCTGCTAGCGGGTGCGGCACTGCTCGTACTGGCCGCGTGCGACTCCGGCCAGTACCCGAACTCGATCTTCACCAAGAACTCCGAGTTCAACGCCGACGTCGGCTCGCTGTTCAACCGGCTCTTCTTCTGGGGCACGATCGTCTTCGTGCTCGTCGAGGCGCTGCTGCTGTACGTGATCATCAAGTTCCGCCGGAAGCCGGGCCAGGCGGAGCCGAAGCACGTGCACGGGAACACGACGCTCGAGGTCCTGTGGACCGCGATCCCCGCGGTCATCCTGGTCTTCATCGCCGTGCCCACGGTGCGGACGATCTTCCGCACGCAGGCCAAGGCGCGTCCCGACGCGCTGCAGGTCGAGGTGATCGGCCACCAGTGGTGGTGGGAGTTCCGCTATCCCGAGTACAACGTCTCGACCGCGAACGAGCTCTATCTGCCCGCCGGGCGGACGGTGAACTTCTCGCTCAAGACCGCGGACGTCCTGCACTCGTTCTGGATCCCGGCGCTCGCGGGCAAGCGCGACCTGATCGCGAACCACACGAACTTCCTCTGGTTCACGCCGGACAGCGCGCTCGGCGCGGCCGCGTGGAACGGGCACTGCGCCGAGTACTGCGGCGCGTCGCACGCGAACATGAAGTTCCGCACCTACACGGTGACGGCGGCGGAGTTCGACAGCTGGGTGAAGGGGCAGCAGGCGGTCGCCGTGTTCGGCGCCACGCCGGCGCCCGGCCAGAGCGCGTCCCCGGCGACGCCGGGCGACTCGGCCGCCGCCGCGGCGACGCGCGCGCAGGCGGGCGCGCAGTCGGCCGGCCCCAAGGCGGACGCCGGCGTGGCCGCGCTGCCGCCGTCGTCGGCCGCGCGCAGCCAGTCGACGCCGACGCAGTCCGCGCAGCAGCCGCTGGCCGCGGGCGCCGCGCGTGACACCACGGCCGCGGGGCTGGCCGCGGTGCAGGGGCCGAGCGCCGCGACGCCGGCCTACACCTACCCGATGGACAAGCTGCCGCGCCACATCCGTCCGAGCACGCCGATCCCGGCGGACATCGGGCGCATCAGCGACGCGGTGCTGGCCTCGGGCGACGCGGCGCGCGGGCAGAAGATCTACTCGTCGCAGTCGTGCATCGGGTGCCACTACATCAACGGCAACCCGATGTCGGCCGGCAAGATCGGGCCGAACCTCACGCACGTCGGCTCGCGCAACACGATCGGCGCGGGGCTGTTCCCGAACGACGCGCGCAACCTCGCCTACTGGATCAAGAACACTCGGAAGATGAAGCCCGGCGTCGTGATGCCGACGCTCGGCCTCAACGAGTACGATCCGGTGACGAAGATGCAGGTGAAAGCGGGCGGGCTAACCGACCAGCAGATCGCCGACATCGTCGCCTACCTCCTGGCCCTGAAGTAAGGGAGCCCCGACACCGCATGGCAACCACCGTCGCAGCGCCGGCGTACGCGCCCGCGCACTCCCAGGAAGAGACCGGTCTCTGGAGCTGGCTGACCACGGTCGATCACAAGCGGATCGGCACGCTGTACCTGTTCACCAGCCTGTTCTTCTTCGTCTGGGGCGGCATCGAGGCGGCGCTCATCCGCGCGCAGCTGGCCGGCCCCAACCTCAACGTCCTCTCGGCGGACACCTACAACCAGGTGTTCACGATGCACGGCACCACGATGGTGTTCCTCGCCATCATGCCGCTGTCCGCCGCCTTCTTCAACCTGCTCATCCCGCTCCAGATCGGCGCGCGCGACGTCGCGTTCCCGCGGCTCAACGCGTTCTCGTACTGGATCTACCTGCTCGGCGGCATCTTCATCTCGCTGCCGATCCTGTTCCAGGCCGCGCCCGATGGCGGCTGGTTCGGCTACACCCCGCTGACCACGAAGGCCCACAGCCCGGGCATCAACATCGACTTCTGGGTCATCGGCCTGCAGATCCTCGGCATCAGCACGCTCGCGGCGTCGTTCAACTTCATCACGACGATCGTGAACATGCGGGCCCCCGGGATGAACATGATGCGCATGCCCATGTTCACCTGGAACTCGTTCGTCGTGCAGTTCCTGGTGCTGCTGGCGTTCCCGGTCATCACGATCGCGCTGCAGTTCCTGATCTTCGACCGCTTCTTCGGGACGAACTTCTACACGACGGCCGCGGGCGCCGACCCGCTGCTCTGGCAGCACCTGTTCTGGATCTTCGGGCACCCCGAGGTCTACATCCTGATCCTGCCCGCCTTCGGCCTCGTGTCGGAGGTGATCCCGGCGTTCAGCCGCAAGCCGATCTTCGGCTACCCGGTGATGGTGTACGCCACGGTCCTGATCGGCTTCCTCGGCTTCGGCGTGTGGGCGCACCACATGTTCTCGGTCGGCATGGGCCCGGTCGCGGACTCGGTGTTCAGCCTCACGACGATGCTGATCGCCATCCCGACCGGCGTGAAGATCTTCAACTGGATCTCCACGATGTGGGGCGGCGCGCTGCGCTTCACGACGGCCATGAAGTTCGCCGTGGCGCTCGTCGGCCTGTTCACGGTCGGCGGCATCTCCGGCGTCATGCACTCGTCGCCGCCGGCCGACCTGCAGCAGACCGACACGTACTTCATCGTCGCGCACTTCCACTACGTGCTGTTCGGCGGCTCGATGTTCGGCCTGTTCGCCGGGACGTACTTCTACTTCCCGAAGTTCAGCGGCCGCATCATGAGCGAGAAGCTCGGCAGCTGGAGCTTCTGGTGGATGTTCGTCGGCATGAACCTGACGTTCTTCCCGATGCACTACTCGGGGCTGATGGGCATGCCGCGCCGCATCTACACGTACGACGCGGACCAGGGCTACACGCTGTTCAACCAGCTGTCGACGGCCGGCACCGGCGTCCTCATGATCGGCATCGCGATCACGCTCTGGAACCTGTGGCGCAGCTGGAGCCACGGGGAGCGCGTGGGCAACGATCCGTGGGGCGCGGGCACGCTGGAGTGGTCGATCCCGTCGCCACCGCCCGACTACAACTTCGCCGAGCTGCCGAAGGTGACGTCGCGCTACCCGGTGTGGGACGCGAAGTCGCCCGAGCTGACGCGCGAGGTGCCGCACACCGAGACCGGCGACCGCCGCCTCGGCATCGCGGGCCCGGAGGGGATCACCAACGGCCACGAGTTCGCCGAGGTGCAGGTGAACCCGACCGGCGGCGCCGCCTACGCGCAGGGCGAGCAGGGCGTGCGCGTCTCGGCCAACGCGCCGCAGCGCCTGCCCACCGCCAAGGAGCTCGGCATCCCGATGCCGAATCCGTCGATCATGCCGCTCGTCTGCGCCCTGGGCGTGGTCGTGATGTTCTGCGGCCTGCTCTTCCTGGGGAAGAGCACGATGACCGGTGTCAGCATCATGGCGTTCGGCGCGCTGTGGTGGGTGACGTCGCTCTACAACTGGCTCACCACCCCGCTCGAGGACGCGCACTGAGATGGCGACCGCTGAGACGCTGACGTCCGCCACCCCGGCGGATCTCCCGCACACGGGCGGGCACTACACGACCACCGGCCTCGACAACCGGAAGATCGCCATCTGGGCGTTCATCGGGTCCGAGTGCATGCTCTTCACGTCGCTCATCTCGACGTACCTGATCTACAAGGGGCGGTCGCTCGTCGGGCCGTACCCGCACGAGACGTGGACCGACCCGGCGACGGGGAAGGTCTTCCCGGCGATCCTCAACATCCCGGTGACCTCGGCCTCCACGTTCGTGCTGCTGATGTCGTCGCTGGCGATGGTGCTGGCGCACGACGCGGTGGTGAACTCGGAGAACCCGAACCGGAAGGCCTACCAGAACTCCAAGCTCTGGCTGGCCATGACGGCCATCCTCGGGGCGGTCTTCCTCGGCTTCCAGGCCTACGAGTTCACGTCGTTCGTGCACGAGGGGCTGACGATCCGCACGAACCTCTTCGGCTCGTCGTTCTTCACGCTCACCGGCTTCCACGGCGCGCACGTGACGGCCGGCGTGATCTGGCTGCTCTCGCTGCTGATGATCGACTTCAAGCGCGGGCTCAAGCCGCACGACGAGCTGGCCGTCGACATGGCCGCGCTGTACTGGCACTTCGTCGACGTCGTGTGGATCGTGATCTTCACGCTCGTGTACCTCATCCAGTAGACCGGACCCGACGATGGCTCACGACTCCCACGACGCACACGGGGCGGGCGACCACGGCCACGGCGCCGGCCACGGGGCGCACCACGCGCACCATCCGACGGCCGGCACGTACGTGAAGGTCGGCATCTTCCTCACGGTCATCACGATCGTCGAGGTCTACGCCTACTACATCCCCAGCTTCGTCGCCTCGGCGTACTTCGTCCCGGCGCTGCTGATCATGTCGGCGGTCAAGTTCTTCACCGTCGTCTCGGTCTACATGCACCTGAAGTACGACCACCGGCTGTTCCGCGCGCTCTTCACCGGCCCGTTCATCGTGGCCGGGCTGACGCTGATCGGCCTGATGTTCCTGTTCGGGCACCTCTCGATCCGGCTCGGCCTCCTCACCTGAGGAGCCGGTCGGCACGGCCACGCGGCCGCGCGCTGGAGGCGCCCCGGTCGACCGGGCGCCCGGCGCGCGGCCGCGTCGCCGTTGTAGGTCCGTAGGACTCCGCTGGAGGAAGCATGCTCGTCGCGTCACCCGTCGTCCCCGCCCTCGCGCTGCTGCACCCGGTGGCGCAGCTGGGCAGCACCTTCTCCGTGCACCCGAGCACCGCCATCGGCATCGCGGCGCTCGCGGCGCTCTATCTCTGGCGCGCCCGCGTCGGTCCGACCGCCGCCGCGTCGGGCGCGACGCCGGCCGCCGGCGCGCGCACGCCCACCGCGGCGCAGCGCCTCGCGTTCTTCACCGGGCTCGCGCTGCTGTTCGTCTCGCTCAACGGCCCGATCCACGACCTGAGCGACGTCTACCTGTTCAGCGCCCACATGGTGCAGCACCTGCTGCTGCAGCTCGTGGTGGTGCCGCTGCTCCTCCTCGGCACGCCGGGGTGGATGCTCCGCCCGCTGCTCGGCGTCCCGGCGCTGCGCGCCGTCGGCACGCGCATCACGCGCCCGGCGTGGTGCTTCGTGCTGTTCAACCTCGTCATGGCCGGCTGGCACCTGCCGCCGCTCTACAACACGGCGCTGGCGTACCACGGGGTGCACATCACGCAGCACCTGATGTTCCTGGTCGCCTCGACGCTGATGTGGTGGCCGATCCTCGGGACGCTGCCCGAGCTGCCGCGCCTCTCGTACCCCGCGCAGCTGCTCTACTGCTTCCTGCTGACGATCCCGATGTCGATCGTCTCGGTCTACATCACCTACGCCGACCGCGTGCTCTACCCCGCGTACTCGTGGGCGCCGCGCGTGCTGGGGATGTCGCCGCTCGAGGACCAGCGCCTCGGGGGGCTGATCATGTGGGTGCCGGGCGGCATCTACTTCATGCTGGTGATGTCGGTCGTGTTCTTCCGCTGGACGACCCGCGGCGCGCAGGACGACGTGCACGCCGCGCAGGTCCCGGCCTGACGCGGCGCACCCCCCCCAACGCTCGACATGCCCACCTACCTCGTCACCGGCGGGGCCGGCTTCATCGGCTCGGCGCTCGTCCGCCGTCTGCTCGCGCGTCCCGACGTCACGGTCGTGACGGTCGACAAGCTCACCTACGCCGGCAACCTCGACTCGCTCGGCGCCGCGCTGGAGCACCCGCGCCACCGCTTCGAGCAGGTGGACATCGGGGACGCGACGCAGATGCAGCGCGTGTTCGAGGAGCACCGGCCCGACGGCGTCTTCCACCTCGCCGCCGAGTCGCACGTCGACCGCTCCATCGACGGGCCGGGCGCGTTCATCGAGACGAACGTCGTCGGCACGTTTCACCTGCTGCAGGAGGCGCGGCGCTACTGGGCGTCGCTCGAGGGCGGCGCGCGCGACGCGTTCCGCTTCCTCCACGTCTCCACCGACGAGGTGTTCGGCTCGCTCGGCGAGGACGGCGCGTTCCGCGAGGACACGCCCTACGATCCGAGCTCGCCCTACTCGGCCAGCAAGGCGGCGTCCGACCACCTCGCGCGCGCCTGGCACCGCACGTACGGGCTGCCGGTGATCGTCACCAACTGCTCGAACAACTACGGGCCGTACCAGTTCCCCGAGAAGCTGATCCCGCTCACGATCCTCAACGCGTTCGCGGGGCTGCCGCTGCCGGTGTACGGCAAGGGCGAGAACGTGCGCGACTGGCTCTACGTCGACGACCACGCCGAGGCGCTCATCACCGCGATGGAGCGCGGCCGCGTGGGCGGCACGTACCTCGTGAGCGGGCGCGAGGAGCGCCGCAACATCGACGTCGTGCGGCTCGTGTGCGGCATCGTCGACGAGCTGGCGCCGGCGGCCGACGGGACGCGGCGAGCGTCGCTGATCACCTTCGTCACCGACCGCCCGGGCCACGACCAGCGCTACGCGGTGGACTCCTCCAAGATCCAGCGCGAGCTGGGCTGGCGGCCGAGCGAGACGTTCGAGTCGGGGCTGCGGAAGACGGTCGCGTGGTACCTCG
This Roseisolibacter agri DNA region includes the following protein-coding sequences:
- a CDS encoding APC family permease; amino-acid sequence: MRPTGSQAPPAHLERVIGPWALGANAVNLTVGAGIFALPAVVAGMLGPAALVAYAVCGVLILLVLGCFAEVGGRVTGSGGAVIYVEEAFGPLAGFLTWVVFALPFSVASDAAIVHVLMDALAGFVPALGSGVARLAGMALLVGVLAAVNVRGVREGTRLSVAVTVAKLLPLLLLIALGVAAMQWRALAWSGWPSARALGATSLVLFFAFMGAESALTPSGEIRDPARTVPRGMLGAALALVLLYTALQATAQGVLGDGLARQTDAPLAATAARLAGDAGRRIVLACTAIAGFGALAADMVGAPRGFLAMAERGLLPAPLARVHPRRRTPWVAIVAFAAFIFAAAATGSFRGLAVLSSISLLLVYLGVCLAALRLRRTRPPAPGTFRLPGGPTVPLLAVATVCWLLAQSTRTEALGMAAVLALATPYYALRRRTRAAPLAPAVAHPPH
- a CDS encoding methyl-accepting chemotaxis protein codes for the protein MSTTSRPTPVSDHAALRQPTDELAIPGWTMEHPLPAEAPATAAPPPPSTPAPRPAGSALVAMLRRGPRPRTIRAWLRAGFGANLILLAMAGAVGVAGLTAANERATAALVDLRVHNDTVQQVGAAVLREILVGSRYAETGDPAYLRRYQQAMDEADQLRRRAMAVHGLSTAERAQLEAIGAKQSATEARLAMVRAYHALNRPQPAERVLAEAMEEVSRIGQDLAQLRTAAAVRGIERESLMADALRTEEVKLAALLAAALAVGAFFAVATSAAVTRPLAALGEELGAMGAGDLREATQRARERTGRRTGRDLRTWVAEDQPAVEYARLGFAVDRARERLRILLGRVQEETDRVTGAARELAQNAGATAVSTQHVTGAVLEISNGASVQLDALHSASAAMEQLAEQGAAIAEAAEASERAGREIRGTATGTRAEIARAVDALLGAREGADDSAREMAALREATAVVDDFVAVISEIASQTHLLALNASIEAARAGSAGRGFAVVAQEVRALAEQSAAAADEVTDNVRRIRERVTSAVTASEAGAARLRDAELVAGGASRALARIEDSVKRVEEASERVTALTFENRAAIEAAERALVSARDAAASHAAAAEEVAASTEETAAAVEQVSATAEELSGGASALRGLLGEFRT
- a CDS encoding ABC transporter substrate-binding protein — translated: MPALLRIAAFPAPRPRAPRAHPRLRAAARTAAGAALVATALLLGVAGCRGAAPGPRAAGVPADTIAIGIALNPERPGMEAIHNGVDLAVATLNADSAVRARGLVFTAVRTPRGLTSAVRAAELLRDHPKVAGIVGDAESGRTLDALPVYEDVDGDGERAVVAVSPTATSAALAGRSPWLFRVSPNDETASRGVAAFAADSLAAQQAAIVYRNDSYGRDWAATFAKAYKGSDGWIVARDPYVHGVTEWEPYAAYLATLQPDLILFPGSAEHAGPFLRALRKAGLKAPVLGGDALAPLADSAEFAGVHYAVAFVAERAATPEGRAFVRAYGKQFGAPPGVRAAMAYEAAMLLGRAATAVGPDAPRRRAAVRDWLSALGKTAPAFRGVAGPIAFDARHDVVGRGVVVARVRAAAAPTLAAADAASEARP
- a CDS encoding aspartate ammonia-lyase, whose translation is MTPTSSVLADRLRGTAFLHGLPDSYFWRLARAVTPESYAPGEALFNEGDERRLFAILLDGAVAIERKAEGREVRLSTLGAGEGVGEGLLLGEAGRHGSTARALSPVDAAVMTRPQLDELMKENPPIYAALVARAARAISQRLRSADATLVGRGRTMGFAGGATRREHDLLGERDVPADALYGVQTMRALENFPITGVPLREFPQLVEALAAVKTAAAMANQELGLLSPAVSQAIVQAASEVRGGRHHEHFLVDMIQGGAGTSTNMNANEVIANRALELMGRERGQYETVHPNNHVNLSQSTNDVYPTAVKLALHRSIDGLREAERDLANAFLAKGEEFAPFVKMGRTQLQDAVPMTLGQEFAAFGHTILEDVDRLAEVQGLIREINMGATAIGTKINAPAGYPEAVRKHLSAVTGLELITAPDLVEATADTGVFVQLSGVLKRCAVKLSKICNDLRLLSSGPRAGLGEINLPAMQPGSSIMPGKVNPVIPEVVNQVCFDVIGGDVTVTLAAEAGQLQLNVFEPVIAYRLLGNIATLRNACVVLRERCVQGITANPDRMRWFVENSIGIVTALVPVLGYEASTEIAKEALETGRGVYDLVMERGLMTREQLDEALNPEAMVG